A genomic segment from Rhinatrema bivittatum chromosome 19, aRhiBiv1.1, whole genome shotgun sequence encodes:
- the PRKCSH gene encoding LOW QUALITY PROTEIN: glucosidase 2 subunit beta (The sequence of the model RefSeq protein was modified relative to this genomic sequence to represent the inferred CDS: deleted 1 base in 1 codon; substituted 1 base at 1 genomic stop codon): MLLLPLLPVLLGLAPRCASAVEVKRPRGVSLSYRHFYDELKPFTCLDGSLTIAFDRVNDDYCDCVDGSDEPGTAACPNGKFHCTNAGYRPQYIPSSRVNDGICDCCDTTDEYNSGHVCENTCKEMGRKAREALQQMAEVAKEGFQLKQQIIEEAKKGRAEKQGKLAELQQSKQSLEEQVESLKALKEEAEKPEQEAKEVHKKAWEEQKAAERAEREKLRAESAFQELDQDGDGLVSVPELQSHPELDPDGDGDVSEAEAESMLGDVHHADLLLFQENVWTAIREKYQSQDASDAAPPAPPPQIQLEDGAESQPEVPDEYAHPDEEEENEDEDDEEEEGQAEEDSKELSAHGPGAFRELSPGAELTLQPFFSRCLREWGWGGRGTVGGFNGGVPVSSRCSPQNSQRTRERRRRTRSPPYDEATQALIDVAQKARERYEDVAKSLRDMEDSIRGLEKEISFDLGPQGEFTYLYNQCYELTTNEYVYRLCPFDRVTQKPKHGGSETSLGTWSSWAGPSNDKFSIMRYEHGTGCWQGPNRSTNVKLSCGXRDVVMSTSEPSRCEYLMELTTPAACQEPREPGRLRRTPSSSGYCRQRPPDPRKPPPPSLPCAFMSNSNRNCDTGPLNVTRGSTKYGFLLSQASMEVKEIGRSG, from the exons atgctgctgctgccgctgcttccCGTGCTGCTGGGCCTGGCCCCGCGCTGCGCCTCCGCCGTGGAGGTGAAGAGGCCGCGGGGGGTCTCCCTGTCCT acCGCCACTTTTACGACGAACTGAAGCCGTTCACCTGCCTGGATGGCTCTCTGACCATCGCCTTCGACCGGGTCAACGATGACTACTGCGACTGTGTGGATGGCTCCGACGAACCAG GGACGGCTGCCTGCCCCAACGGCAAGTTCCACTGCACCAACGCTGGCTACCGGCCGCAGTACATCCCGTCCTCCCGGGTCAACGACGGCATCTGTG ATTGCTGCGACACCACGGACGAGTACAACAGCGGCCACGTCTGCGAGAACACCTGCAA GGAGATGGGGCGGAAGGCGCGAGAGGcgctccagcagatggcggaagTGGCCAAGGAGGGCTTCCAGCTGAAGCAGCAGATCATCGAGGAGGCGAAGAAGGGACGCGCGGAGAAGCAG GGGAAGCTGGCGGAGCTGCAGCAGAGTAAGCAGTCCctggaggagcaggtggagagcCTGAAGGCACTGAAGGAAGAGGCCGAAAAGCCAGAGCAAGAGGCCAAAGAGGTTCACAAGAAGGCCTGGGAGG AGCAGAAGGCCGCCGAGAGAGCCGAGCGGGAGAAGCTGCGGGCGGAGAGCGCCTTCCAGGAGCTGGACCAGGACGGCGATGGACT GGTTTCAGTGCCTGAGCTGCAGAGTCACCCGGAGCTGGACCCGGACGGCGACGGAGACGTATCCGAGGCAGAAGCAGAG TCCATGCTGGGGGACGTGCACCACGCAGACCTCTTGCTCTTCCAGGAGAACGTGTGGACGGCGATCCGGGAGAAGTACCAGTCCCAG GACGCCTCTGACGCCGCCCCCCCTGCCCCACCTCCTCAGATTCAGCTGGAAGACGGCGCAGAGTCCCAGCCGGAGGTCCCCGATGAGTACGCGCATCCTGACGAAGAGGAGGAGAACGAGGACGAGGACGACGAGGAAGAAGAGGGACAGGCT GAGGAAGATAGTAAG GAGCTTTCAGCCCACGGTCCCGGGGCATTTAGAGAGCTTTCCCCGGGTGCGGAGCTGACTCTGCAGCCGTTTTTCTCTCGCTGTTTGCgggagtggggatgggggggacgggggacagtGGGAGGTTTTAACGGCggcgttcctgtgtcttccaggtGCAGCCCCCAAAACAGCCAGCGgacaagggagaggaggaggcggACGCGCAGCCCCCCCTACGACGAGGCCACGCAGGCGCTGATagacg tggCACAGAAGGCCCGGGAAAGATACGAGGATGTGGCCAAGTCTCTGAGAGACATGGAGGACTCCATCAG GGGCCTGGAGAAGGAGATCTCGTTTGACCTGGGACCGCAGGGGGAGTTCACCTACCTGTACAATCAGTGCTACGAGCTCACCACCAACGA gtACGTTTACAGGCTCTGCCCCTTCGACAGGGTCACTCAGAAACCCAAGCACGGCGGATCGGAAACCAGCCTCGG CACCTGGAGCTCCTGGGCCGGTCCCAGCAATGATAAATTCAGCATCATGAGATACGAACATGGCACAGGCTGCTGGCAGGGACCCAACCGCTCTACTAAT GTGAAGCTCTCCTGCGGGTAAAGAGACGTGGTGATGTCCACGTCGGAGCCCAGCCGCTGCGAGTACCTCATGGAGCTGACCACTCCGGCCGCCTGCCAGGAGCCCCGCGAACCGGGACGTCTCCGACGAACACCGAGCTCTAGCGGGTACTGCAGGCAGCGCCCACCCGACCCtcggaaacccccccccccctccctcccctgcgcTTTCATGAGC AATTCAAACCGAAATTGTGACACGGGTCCTCTAAACGTTACACGAGGCAGCACAAAGTACGGCTTCCTGCTTTCGCAGGCAAGCATGGAAGTAAAAGAAATAGGACGCAGCG GCTAG